TCTGGCTACGCAGAATTACAAGAAGAGCTTCAAAATTCGGTTCAACAACAGCTGACTACCTTTCAAAGGTTGAAACTTTCTCAAAACGTGTACAGTAAAGAAACAGGAGTCTATGAAATATTCCAAGATGACCTCGCAAATTTGCAAAGGACAATGGAAAACTTAGATGCTCAAGTTTTTCAACAAGCAGTAGATACGATTTTAAGAGCAGACCGTATCTTTATACTGGCCAATCGAAGTGCCGCATCATTAGGAATGTTCCTAAACTACTATCTAGGCATGATGTTCGAACACGTCGTACAATTGCAGTCGTTGGAAAATGCCTCGGAGAAACTAGCCGATCTAAGTGAATCAGATGCAGTAATTGGACTAAGCTTTTCCCGTTACACGAAGAGTACGGTTGAGATGTTTGCATACGCAAATTCTCATCATGCATCAACCATTGCAATAACGGATCAACTTCGTTCACCGTTGACTCCTCATGCAGATATTTCACTGCTTGCTGCAAGTCAAATGCCCAGCTTTATCGATTCATTCACTGCTCCCTTAAGCTTAATAAATGCATTACTAACGGTAATAGGCAAAGAAATGCAGACAGATATTCAACATCGTCTCCAAGGTCTGGAAGACATATGGAATCACTTCAACGTATTTCACCATTCTTAGTCTTAAAATTCATTTTATCGTGTCTGCAGAAAATTCAGCTTGTTTCCTATGTTAATAATAAAAGGTGAGCCAATTGGCTCACCTTCAATTTCATTAATACACTTGATCACCATTAAATATAGAATTTTTTACAATGACATAGTCTACATGTCTGATGGCATCCAAAGAGTCTCCGCCCGCATAGGAAATCGAGGATTGCAGATCCTGTTCCATCTCCGCTAACGTATCTTTTAAAGAGCCTTTATGCTCGACAAACATCTTTTTGCCTTCTACATTTTTTCTTTCTCCTTTTTGAAACTCAGAGGCAGAACCGAAATATTCTTTATACCGCTTGCCTTCTTTTTCGAAAGTTTCTCCAGGGGATTCTTCATGGCCAGCAAACAAAGAGCCAATCATCACCATAGTCGCTCCAAATCTGATCGACTTAGCTATGTCCCCGTGGGTTCGAATTCCCCCATCGGCAATAATTGGTTTTGTCGCAGCTTTTGCACACCATCTCAATGCAGCAAGCTGCCAGCCGCCTGTACCAAAGCCAGTCTTTATTTTTGTTATACACACTTTTCCTGGTCCAATACCTACTTTTGTTGCATCAGCACCAGCATTCTCAAGTTCCCGTACAGCTTCTGGTGTACCTACGTTTCCTGCGATTACAAAACTGTCGGGTGCATGTTTTTTGATATGCTGAATCATTTCAATAACCGAATTCGCATGACCATGTGCTATATCCACCGTTATATAATCTGGTACTGCATTTTCTAGACAGAGCTGCTCTACAAACTGAAATTCTTCCTCTTTAACACCTACACTTATGGAGGCATACAAATTACGTTCCTTCATCTTTTTAATAAAAGCCATGCGTTTAGCAGGCTCAAAACGATGCATCACATAAAAGTAACCTTGCTCAGCTAAAGTGATTGCAATGCTTTCATCTATAATTGTCTGCATATTTGCCGGAACCACGGGCAGTTTAAAGCTGCGTCCTCCTAAAGTAGCCGTAGTATCACATTGAGATCGGCTGTTGACAATACATTTTGCGGGAATTAATTGAATATCTTCATAATCGAATACATTTTCCATTATGCACACCCCTAAACGCGAATATTGAAGCCGCATTCATTTATAATTGTTCGGCCCTTGAGTAATTTACCTTATTTCGTGCAATCTGTCAAAGTTTTTTGTCTATTTCCTATATCCTTTGCCAAGCTGTTAAATCTATCAGGATTTCGTATCACCAAGCATGAATGCGTAGGAAAAACGTGGAATTCTTTATATAATAGAGGGACCAGGTGTGATAAAAGGAGAAGGAAAGCCGAAGGAACATGACAGGAAGAAAAGTTTTTGCCAGGAGCAGTGTAACCTCTGTAAACTTTGTTTAAAAGATGCAAAGGGCAGAATCATTCCGGTCAGAATAAGCACTTCACCTTTACAAATTTGAATAGGAGGGGAATCATGAGGATACGAAACGTTAAGGAGGGGGATTATTCGGATATTTCTCCAGTGATCAACAACTGGTGGGGAGGAAGGGATATGTCGGATATGGTACCCAAACTGTTTTTCGTCCATTTTACAGAGACAAGTTTTATTGCAGAAGAGGATGGAAAAGTCGTCGGTTTTTTAATCGGATTTCTCTCCCAAACTTATCCCGACGAAGCCTACATACATTTTGCAGGAGTTCATCCAGAATATAGAAGAAGCAAAATAGGAAGGAAGCTGTACGAGCAATTTTTTTCTGTTGTTTTACAACAGGGAAGATCAGTCATTCGTGCAGTTACCTCACCCGTCAATAAGGATTCCGTAAACTACCATAAACGAATGGGCTTTGAACTGGAAAAAGGAGATAAAGAATTGAACGGCATCCCTGTGCACACTCATTACGACGGAATAGATCAGTCCCGCGTGTTATTTATGAAGTATTTCCAGAAGGAGGAAACAAGATGAAGCCAAAAATCACAGTGGTAACGCTTGGTGTTGAGAATCTTGAAAAAGCCGTAGCCTTTTACAAGGAAGGGTTAGGATTTCCTACGAAAGGAATCATTGGGGAAGAGTTTGACCAAGGGGCGGTTGCTTTTTTTGACCTTCACGAAGGTCTTAAACTTGCCGTTTGGCATCGGGAAAACATTGCATCTGAAGCAAAAATCCCCCTAACTCCTTCGAGTGCTGCAGCGTTCACAATCGGGCATAATGTAGCTAGCAAAAATGAAGTGAATCAAGTTATGGAAGAAGCAGAAAAAGCAGGGGCAGTCATTACAGATCCTGCTCACGAAACCTTTTGGGGAGGATATTCAGGCCATTTTCAGGACCTCGACGGCCACGTATGGGAGGTAGTATGGAATCCTGACTTTGAATCTTTATAACCTCTTTTTCCATGTGTGTCTAAACATAACTGGGTGAATAAACCATATAATGGACTAGTATAACCTTCCAAATACTTTGAGTTGAGGTGATTTGTTGAAGGTAGCAGCTATTATTCAAGCCAGACTAAGTTCAACAAGGTTAGCAGGGAAAATCATGAAGCAAGTGCTGGGAAAACCATTATTAGAATACCAAATTGAACGAATAAAACGAGCAAAGCTTGTAGATGTTATTTGTGTCGCCACAACGACTAAAGAATCCGACCAGCCCATCATTGATTTATGCAGACGCTTATCTATTCCATATGTTCAAGGCTCAGAAGAAGATGTCCTTTCCCGTTATTACAAAGCAGCAAAAATAGTCAAAGCTGACTGCATCGTAAGATTGACTTCAGATTGTCCTTTAATAGATCCAGCCGTTATGGATGCCGTAATTAATAAATACATTTCCAATTATCCACAATATCACTATGTCTCCAATGTGATTGAGCGAACGTATCCTAGAGGACTGGACGTAGAAGCCTTTTCGATGTCCGTGCTTACCCACTTGCATAAATCTCTGACAAAACAAAACTATAGAGAACATGTAACCCTTTATGTGAACAAACATCCTGCTAACTATTCGATCGCTCATGTAAAGAACAAATCAGGAGACTATAGCCATATTCGTTTAACAGTGGACACGATTGAGGATTTTCAGTTAATCGAAAAAATAATAACTGAATTATACCCTTTAAATAAGTGCTTTACTTTTGAAGACGTACTTTCATTATTATCGAAGCATAGCGATTGGCTGGAAATAAACGCTAATGTTCAGCAAAAAGAACATTAATTCAAAAGGTCAGCTGTCCAGAAAAGAAGAGAAGAATGGAAACTTATCCTGCTTTCTCATCCTGCATTTCTATTCTTCAGTTTTCATATTTTCGAAATAATTGATATTTCCACAAAGAAATAGCTTAAAGCTTTTTCACCAAAAATCGGCGGTCTTTCAAGAGAGCAGGATGAACAGCTCTTACTTTACCGGAAAAGCTTCCAAGATTAATTCCCGCTCCGTTATAGTAGGAGAGCCAGACTAGTTTGGAGCAATATTGTTCATGGTAGTTGTCATTAAGGGATGTAAAAAGGCGGTATACAGCATTAGTATGTTGACCAAAAAGAATTTCAAGCTGCGTACATGCTTCTATAGCTTTCTCCGAATTGTTAGGAGAGAAGATGGTGATCGACCGAAACTTCTTAAAATAATCGGGAACTTCATCTTTTATTAATCCACTGGGAATGGAATGAACCACACGTTTATCGCTGCCGACCATTCCTACATGGCCTACATATTTAGACTCTCTTTTTCCTATAGGGGAGAAAAGCAAATCACCGGGTTCTATTCGTATTCGGGTTGATGGATATAACT
This Halobacillus salinarum DNA region includes the following protein-coding sequences:
- a CDS encoding VOC family protein; this encodes MKPKITVVTLGVENLEKAVAFYKEGLGFPTKGIIGEEFDQGAVAFFDLHEGLKLAVWHRENIASEAKIPLTPSSAAAFTIGHNVASKNEVNQVMEEAEKAGAVITDPAHETFWGGYSGHFQDLDGHVWEVVWNPDFESL
- the guaC gene encoding GMP reductase, translating into MENVFDYEDIQLIPAKCIVNSRSQCDTTATLGGRSFKLPVVPANMQTIIDESIAITLAEQGYFYVMHRFEPAKRMAFIKKMKERNLYASISVGVKEEEFQFVEQLCLENAVPDYITVDIAHGHANSVIEMIQHIKKHAPDSFVIAGNVGTPEAVRELENAGADATKVGIGPGKVCITKIKTGFGTGGWQLAALRWCAKAATKPIIADGGIRTHGDIAKSIRFGATMVMIGSLFAGHEESPGETFEKEGKRYKEYFGSASEFQKGERKNVEGKKMFVEHKGSLKDTLAEMEQDLQSSISYAGGDSLDAIRHVDYVIVKNSIFNGDQVY
- a CDS encoding GNAT family N-acetyltransferase, which codes for MRIRNVKEGDYSDISPVINNWWGGRDMSDMVPKLFFVHFTETSFIAEEDGKVVGFLIGFLSQTYPDEAYIHFAGVHPEYRRSKIGRKLYEQFFSVVLQQGRSVIRAVTSPVNKDSVNYHKRMGFELEKGDKELNGIPVHTHYDGIDQSRVLFMKYFQKEETR
- a CDS encoding MurR/RpiR family transcriptional regulator, producing the protein MADIYKQIASNMEDMSNAQIKIAEYLINHSSSAPFLTAGKLAKMSEVSAATVVRFAAFLGFSGYAELQEELQNSVQQQLTTFQRLKLSQNVYSKETGVYEIFQDDLANLQRTMENLDAQVFQQAVDTILRADRIFILANRSAASLGMFLNYYLGMMFEHVVQLQSLENASEKLADLSESDAVIGLSFSRYTKSTVEMFAYANSHHASTIAITDQLRSPLTPHADISLLAASQMPSFIDSFTAPLSLINALLTVIGKEMQTDIQHRLQGLEDIWNHFNVFHHS
- a CDS encoding C40 family peptidase — translated: MKKNTVYTLCAGLAAVLLSLCLRPKKTVSPGAEPHPELYPSTRIRIEPGDLLFSPIGKRESKYVGHVGMVGSDKRVVHSIPSGLIKDEVPDYFKKFRSITIFSPNNSEKAIEACTQLEILFGQHTNAVYRLFTSLNDNYHEQYCSKLVWLSYYNGAGINLGSFSGKVRAVHPALLKDRRFLVKKL
- a CDS encoding cytidylyltransferase domain-containing protein, producing MKVAAIIQARLSSTRLAGKIMKQVLGKPLLEYQIERIKRAKLVDVICVATTTKESDQPIIDLCRRLSIPYVQGSEEDVLSRYYKAAKIVKADCIVRLTSDCPLIDPAVMDAVINKYISNYPQYHYVSNVIERTYPRGLDVEAFSMSVLTHLHKSLTKQNYREHVTLYVNKHPANYSIAHVKNKSGDYSHIRLTVDTIEDFQLIEKIITELYPLNKCFTFEDVLSLLSKHSDWLEINANVQQKEH